One Methylomarinovum tepidoasis DNA window includes the following coding sequences:
- a CDS encoding GGDEF domain-containing protein, with protein sequence MAEDRISFIPRYHETPDQAAEYLRLALPLLSKHRLPVNPVNYAIGYDYVAGNNRPLREAIDRLQQTRQPLTPELCIRFYKEYILDEAARRFEKVGDSLQHLVSDTLSEVEKTETQASHSATTLERQAALLQQQEPAQIAEILQTVIQETRNLAAAGSELRSNLQATNQEIHQLRAELEMMKEAAFTDALTGLLNRRAFDMKIQQLLADAQVGTSFLLLLDLDHFKKINDRYGHLTGDKVLRFTAQVIRQHLPPDQIAARYGGEEMAILLYGFDRMRALHLAEQIRETLAKSRLKRRDNEEPIGQVTLSIGLAGLEENDTIDSLIERADQALYEAKRQGRNRVIDDRGLLRHKST encoded by the coding sequence ATGGCTGAAGACCGCATCTCCTTCATCCCCCGCTATCACGAAACCCCCGATCAGGCGGCCGAATATCTCCGTCTGGCCCTGCCCTTGCTGAGCAAGCACCGGCTGCCGGTCAACCCGGTCAATTATGCCATAGGCTACGACTACGTCGCCGGCAACAACCGCCCTCTGCGCGAAGCCATCGACCGGCTTCAGCAGACCCGTCAGCCTCTGACGCCGGAGCTGTGCATCCGTTTCTACAAGGAATATATCCTCGACGAGGCCGCCCGCCGCTTCGAGAAAGTCGGCGACTCACTCCAGCATCTAGTGAGCGACACCCTGTCGGAAGTGGAAAAGACCGAAACCCAAGCGAGCCACTCGGCCACCACGCTGGAGCGGCAGGCTGCCCTGCTGCAGCAACAGGAGCCGGCGCAAATCGCCGAAATCCTCCAGACCGTGATCCAGGAAACCCGTAACCTGGCCGCCGCCGGCAGTGAACTGCGCAGCAACCTGCAGGCCACCAACCAGGAGATCCACCAGCTGCGGGCCGAACTGGAAATGATGAAGGAAGCCGCCTTCACCGACGCCCTCACCGGACTGCTGAATCGCCGGGCCTTCGACATGAAGATCCAGCAGCTGCTCGCCGACGCCCAGGTCGGCACCAGCTTTCTGCTGCTCTTGGACCTGGATCACTTCAAAAAGATCAACGACCGCTACGGCCATCTGACCGGCGACAAGGTCCTGCGCTTCACCGCCCAGGTCATCAGGCAGCACTTGCCCCCGGACCAGATCGCCGCCCGCTACGGCGGCGAGGAGATGGCCATCCTGCTGTATGGCTTCGACCGTATGCGAGCGCTCCACCTTGCCGAGCAGATCCGCGAAACCCTGGCCAAAAGCCGCCTGAAACGGCGTGACAACGAGGAACCCATCGGCCAGGTCACCCTCTCCATCGGGCTTGCAGGCCTTGAAGAGAACGACACCATCGACAGCCTCATCGAGCGCGCCGACCAGGCCCTTTACGAAGCCAAGCGCCAGGGCCGCAATCGGGTCATCGACGACCGCGGATTGCTACGGCACAAAAGCACTTGA
- the hrpA gene encoding ATP-dependent RNA helicase HrpA, producing the protein MDFDELQLQLERCQSRDRHRLVRQLRRLKDLDPARLERLRRALEDSVAVTEARRARIPALKYPELPVAARKEDIAAALRENQVVVVCGETGSGKTTQLPKICLEIGRGACGMIGHTQPRRIAARSVAARIAAELKTPLGELVGYKVRFSDHTRPETLVKLMTDGILLAETQSDRYLTQYDTLIIDEAHERSLNIDFLLGYLKWLLPQRPDLKLIVTSATIDPQRFSEHFGGAPIIEVSGRSYPVEVRYRPLAGEGESSDQDLIQAVLAGVDELAAERLADILVFLTGERDIRDAAEALRKHHPEKYEILPLYARLSAREQQKVFQSGGRPRIVLATNVAETSLTVPGIRAVIDSGLARISRYSPRSKLQRLPIEPISQASARQRAGRCGRIAPGVCLRLYSEEDFLSRPAFTDPEIRRTNLAAVILQMKALRLGDIETFPFIDPPDPKQIRAGIKLLQELQALDGKGALTAIGRQLIKFPIDPRLARMLVAAREENCLTELTVIAAALSIQDPRERPADQAQAADEKHALWRDEKSDFLSFLKLWNLYQAQRRHLSNTQLRKWCKAHFLSYLRMREWLDLHGQLLEIVKGELGWRPNQQPAEYDAIHRAILTGLLSQIGFRRDKYEYEGVRGLKFFIFPGSGLFQTRPRWLVSAEQVETSKVYARINAQVEPAWIEQCAGHLLKRHHYDPHWERKARRVAAFERVTLFGLTLVERRKVAYEKIDPEKAREIFIAQALVQQDYDCKLDFFRHNRALLRELELLQHKARQGDLLLDERWLYDFYDRQIPARLANADDFERWYRREARRRPDLLKLDRDEVIRQLDGADQGDFPDHWEDGDLRLALRYRFEPGHEADGVSVLVPVAVLPQLDARPFAWLVPGLLEEKVVFILKGLPRSLRRRLVPIPDTAWRVCQELRGGGGDFWAELSRALLRVTGVEVGADVLKAVELPEHLQMNFQILGERGRLLAQGRDLERLKTKLALSARETFARSDAGDLTRIGLKRWDFGPLPRSYKMKQKGQLVIGFPALVDEGDSCAVRLFPTSGEAGRAHRRGLIRMLQFQLGSDFRRLKKQLPFSTADEIAYARLPAHPWRDAGPRRPLLDEVADRVIEEVFLGDDSDIRDADALAACLTAHRSRLFETAQRLGTLVRDILQGLQACRRRRSELKHLDKSPSGADIDQQLILLGYQGFVARIPLAQLQHLLRYLKALQYRLDKAEYELAKDEARVAKIRFFWNAYWRQVEAGAIEDPDADPFRWSLEEFRVSLFAQQIKTAYPVSEKRLAKAWAEYQAA; encoded by the coding sequence ATGGATTTTGACGAACTGCAGCTTCAGCTGGAACGCTGCCAGAGCCGGGACCGCCATCGACTGGTGCGCCAGTTGCGGCGCCTGAAGGATTTGGACCCGGCGCGGCTGGAACGATTGCGGCGGGCGCTGGAGGACTCCGTCGCCGTCACCGAGGCCCGCCGGGCCCGCATCCCGGCGCTGAAGTACCCTGAGCTGCCGGTGGCCGCCAGGAAGGAGGATATCGCCGCCGCCCTACGGGAAAATCAGGTCGTGGTGGTCTGTGGCGAGACCGGCTCGGGCAAGACCACCCAGCTGCCCAAGATCTGTCTCGAGATCGGCCGCGGCGCCTGCGGCATGATCGGCCATACCCAGCCGCGCCGCATCGCCGCCCGCAGCGTCGCCGCCCGCATCGCCGCCGAGCTCAAGACCCCGCTGGGAGAGCTGGTGGGTTACAAGGTACGCTTTTCCGATCACACCCGGCCGGAGACCCTGGTCAAGCTGATGACCGACGGCATCCTGCTGGCGGAGACCCAAAGCGACCGCTATCTGACCCAGTACGACACCCTCATCATCGACGAAGCCCACGAGCGCAGCCTCAATATCGACTTCCTCCTCGGCTATCTCAAGTGGCTGCTGCCGCAGCGGCCCGATCTCAAGCTCATCGTCACCTCCGCCACCATCGACCCCCAGCGTTTTTCCGAGCACTTCGGCGGGGCGCCGATCATCGAAGTGTCCGGGCGTAGCTATCCGGTCGAAGTCCGTTACCGCCCCCTGGCAGGCGAAGGGGAAAGCAGCGACCAGGACCTGATCCAGGCCGTTCTCGCCGGTGTCGACGAATTGGCGGCCGAGCGGCTGGCCGACATTCTGGTGTTCCTCACCGGCGAGCGCGACATCCGCGATGCTGCCGAGGCCCTGCGCAAGCACCACCCGGAAAAGTACGAGATCCTGCCCCTGTACGCCCGTCTCAGCGCCCGCGAGCAGCAGAAAGTGTTCCAGAGCGGCGGGCGGCCCCGGATCGTACTGGCCACCAACGTGGCGGAAACCTCCCTGACGGTGCCCGGCATCCGCGCCGTCATCGATTCAGGGCTGGCGCGCATCAGCCGCTACAGCCCCCGCAGCAAGCTCCAGCGCCTGCCCATCGAGCCCATTTCCCAGGCCTCGGCCCGGCAGCGGGCCGGGCGCTGCGGGCGTATCGCGCCCGGGGTGTGCCTGCGGCTGTATTCCGAAGAGGACTTCCTCAGCCGTCCGGCCTTCACCGATCCGGAAATCCGCCGCACCAACCTGGCGGCGGTGATTCTGCAGATGAAGGCCCTGCGTTTGGGCGACATCGAAACCTTCCCCTTCATCGACCCGCCCGATCCCAAGCAGATCCGTGCCGGCATCAAATTGCTGCAGGAGCTCCAGGCCCTGGATGGAAAGGGGGCGCTGACCGCCATCGGCCGTCAGCTCATCAAGTTCCCCATCGACCCGCGGCTGGCGCGGATGCTGGTGGCGGCCCGGGAGGAAAACTGCCTGACCGAGCTGACCGTCATCGCCGCCGCCCTCAGCATCCAGGACCCGCGCGAGCGTCCCGCCGACCAGGCCCAGGCCGCCGACGAGAAGCACGCCCTGTGGCGCGACGAGAAATCCGATTTCCTCAGTTTTCTCAAGCTGTGGAACCTGTACCAGGCGCAGCGCCGCCACCTCTCCAACACCCAGCTGCGCAAGTGGTGCAAGGCCCATTTTCTCTCCTATCTGCGCATGCGCGAGTGGCTCGACCTCCACGGCCAGCTGCTGGAGATCGTCAAGGGGGAGCTGGGCTGGCGCCCCAACCAGCAGCCGGCCGAGTACGACGCCATCCACCGCGCCATCCTCACGGGATTGTTGTCCCAGATCGGCTTCCGCCGTGACAAGTACGAATACGAGGGGGTGCGGGGACTGAAATTCTTCATCTTCCCCGGCTCCGGCCTGTTCCAGACCCGTCCCCGTTGGCTGGTGTCGGCCGAGCAGGTGGAGACCAGCAAGGTGTACGCCCGCATCAATGCCCAGGTGGAGCCGGCTTGGATCGAGCAGTGCGCCGGCCATCTGCTCAAGCGCCACCATTACGATCCCCACTGGGAGCGCAAGGCCCGCCGGGTGGCGGCCTTCGAGCGCGTCACCCTGTTCGGCCTCACCCTGGTGGAACGGCGCAAGGTGGCCTACGAGAAGATCGATCCCGAAAAGGCGCGGGAGATCTTCATCGCCCAGGCCCTGGTGCAGCAGGATTACGATTGCAAGCTCGACTTCTTCCGCCACAACCGGGCCCTGCTGCGGGAACTGGAACTGCTCCAGCACAAGGCCCGCCAGGGGGATCTGCTGCTGGACGAGCGCTGGCTCTACGACTTCTACGACCGCCAGATTCCGGCACGTCTAGCCAATGCCGACGATTTCGAACGCTGGTACCGGCGCGAGGCGCGCCGCCGTCCCGATCTCCTCAAGCTCGACCGCGACGAGGTGATCCGCCAGCTCGACGGCGCCGATCAGGGCGATTTTCCCGATCACTGGGAAGACGGCGACCTGCGTCTGGCGCTGCGCTACCGCTTCGAACCGGGGCACGAGGCCGACGGCGTCAGCGTCCTGGTGCCGGTGGCGGTGCTGCCCCAGCTCGATGCGCGGCCGTTCGCCTGGCTGGTGCCGGGGCTGCTGGAGGAAAAGGTCGTCTTTATCTTGAAGGGTCTGCCCCGCAGCCTCCGCCGCCGGCTGGTGCCGATCCCCGACACCGCCTGGCGGGTCTGCCAGGAACTGCGGGGCGGGGGCGGGGATTTCTGGGCCGAGCTGTCGCGGGCGCTGCTGCGGGTCACAGGCGTCGAGGTCGGCGCCGATGTCCTCAAGGCGGTGGAATTGCCCGAGCACCTGCAGATGAACTTCCAGATCCTTGGCGAGCGCGGCCGGCTGCTGGCCCAGGGCCGGGATCTGGAGCGGCTCAAGACCAAGCTGGCGCTGTCGGCGAGAGAAACCTTCGCCCGCAGCGATGCCGGCGATCTGACCCGCATCGGCCTGAAACGCTGGGACTTCGGCCCGCTGCCCCGGTCCTACAAGATGAAACAGAAGGGCCAGCTGGTGATCGGTTTCCCGGCGCTGGTGGACGAGGGCGACAGCTGCGCCGTGCGCCTGTTCCCCACCTCGGGTGAGGCCGGCCGGGCCCACCGGCGCGGCCTGATCCGCATGCTCCAGTTCCAGCTCGGCAGTGATTTCCGCCGTCTCAAAAAGCAGCTACCCTTCAGCACCGCCGACGAGATCGCCTACGCCCGCCTGCCTGCCCATCCCTGGCGCGATGCCGGTCCCCGGCGCCCGCTGCTGGACGAGGTGGCCGACCGGGTGATCGAGGAAGTGTTCCTAGGCGACGATTCCGACATCCGCGACGCCGATGCCCTGGCAGCCTGTCTGACCGCCCACCGTAGCCGGCTGTTCGAAACCGCCCAGCGCCTGGGGACGCTGGTGCGCGACATCCTGCAGGGACTGCAGGCTTGTCGCCGCCGCCGCAGCGAACTGAAGCATCTGGACAAGTCCCCCAGCGGCGCCGACATCGACCAGCAGCTGATCCTGCTGGGCTACCAGGGCTTCGTCGCCCGCATCCCGCTGGCGCAGCTGCAACATCTGCTGCGCTATCTCAAGGCCTTGCAATACCGCCTCGACAAGGCAGAATACGAGCTGGCCAAAGACGAGGCGCGGGTGGCGAAGATCCGCTTCTTCTGGAATGCCTACTGGCGCCAGGTCGAGGCCGGCGCCATCGAAGACCCGGATGCCGACCCGTTCCGCTGGAGCCTGGAGGAGTTCCGGGTATCGCTGTTCGCCCAGCAGATCAAGACCGCCTACCCGGTGTCGGAAAAGCGTCTGGCCAAGGCCTGGGCCGAGTATCAGGCCGCATGA
- the purT gene encoding formate-dependent phosphoribosylglycinamide formyltransferase: MHIGTPLTASATKVMLLGCGELGKEIAICCQRLGVEVIAVDRYEHAPAHQVAHSAHVIDMTDPLQLEALVAREKPQWIVPEIEALATDALAWIEEQGLATVVPCARAVQLTMDREGIRRLAAEELGLPTSRYAFAASREELEAAVKGVGLPCFVKPTMSSSGKGQSYLTAPEQIPAAWDKAKSGGRVDRGRVIVERRIDFDFEITLLTVRALDENGRPQIQFCQPIGHRQEQGDYVESWQPHPMSARALEAAQAIAGKVVEALGGLGLFGVELFVKGDQVWFSEVSPRPHDTGMVTMASQLQSEFELHLRAFLGLPVDTALRRPGASAVIYGGVEGAGPVFQGIERALAVPESRLRLFGKPIAYPRRRMGVALAAAETVEAARQRARRCAAAVQPELG; the protein is encoded by the coding sequence ATGCATATCGGCACCCCCCTGACCGCCAGCGCCACCAAGGTCATGCTGTTGGGATGCGGCGAGCTGGGCAAGGAGATCGCGATCTGCTGCCAGCGTTTGGGCGTGGAGGTGATCGCCGTGGACCGCTACGAGCACGCCCCGGCCCATCAGGTGGCCCATTCGGCTCACGTCATCGACATGACCGATCCGCTCCAGCTCGAGGCCCTGGTGGCACGGGAGAAACCTCAATGGATCGTGCCGGAGATCGAGGCTCTGGCCACCGACGCCCTGGCGTGGATCGAGGAACAAGGGCTTGCCACGGTGGTGCCCTGCGCCCGGGCGGTGCAGCTGACCATGGACCGCGAGGGCATCCGCCGCCTGGCGGCCGAGGAACTGGGGCTGCCCACCTCCCGTTACGCTTTCGCGGCTTCCCGGGAGGAACTGGAGGCGGCGGTGAAGGGTGTGGGACTGCCCTGTTTCGTCAAGCCCACCATGTCTTCCTCCGGCAAGGGACAGTCGTATCTCACCGCCCCGGAGCAGATCCCCGCCGCCTGGGACAAGGCAAAAAGCGGCGGGCGGGTGGACCGGGGACGGGTGATCGTCGAGCGCCGGATCGATTTCGACTTCGAGATCACCCTGCTGACGGTGCGGGCGCTGGATGAAAACGGCCGGCCGCAGATCCAGTTCTGCCAGCCCATCGGTCACCGTCAGGAACAGGGCGATTACGTGGAAAGCTGGCAGCCCCACCCCATGTCGGCCCGGGCGCTGGAAGCGGCGCAAGCTATCGCCGGCAAGGTGGTCGAGGCCCTAGGCGGGTTGGGGCTGTTCGGGGTGGAGCTGTTCGTCAAAGGCGATCAGGTCTGGTTCAGCGAAGTCAGCCCCAGGCCCCACGACACCGGCATGGTGACCATGGCGAGTCAGCTGCAAAGCGAGTTCGAACTGCACCTGCGCGCTTTTTTGGGCCTGCCGGTGGACACCGCGCTGCGACGGCCCGGTGCCAGCGCGGTGATCTACGGCGGTGTGGAAGGGGCCGGGCCGGTATTCCAGGGGATCGAAAGAGCCCTGGCGGTGCCGGAATCGCGGCTGCGCCTGTTCGGCAAGCCGATCGCCTATCCGCGCCGGCGCATGGGGGTGGCGCTGGCGGCGGCCGAAACCGTCGAAGCGGCCCGGCAGCGGGCCCGGCGCTGTGCCGCCGCGGTGCAGCCGGAATTGGGCTAA
- a CDS encoding transglycosylase SLT domain-containing protein, with the protein MWRRLGWFLWLTGWVPLAGADVYKYVDANGQVYYADERKHPGYRLIIRTPRPRQAFGGRILSRRRSRFAPLIEQVAKKYALDPRLLHAVIRAESAYDPRAVSPKGAIGLMQLLPQTARRYGIDDPRDPKANLEAGARYLRDLLRRFKDVRLAVAAYNAGEAAVEKYGNRIPPYRETRRYVARVMQFYGS; encoded by the coding sequence ATGTGGCGGCGACTGGGATGGTTTCTGTGGCTGACGGGCTGGGTGCCGCTGGCGGGGGCGGACGTCTATAAATACGTCGATGCCAACGGCCAGGTGTATTACGCCGACGAGCGCAAGCACCCCGGCTATCGTCTCATTATCCGCACCCCCAGGCCCCGCCAGGCGTTTGGCGGCAGGATTCTGTCCCGGCGCCGCAGCCGTTTCGCCCCCCTCATCGAACAGGTGGCCAAAAAATACGCTCTCGATCCCCGCCTGCTGCACGCGGTGATCCGGGCCGAGTCGGCCTACGATCCCAGGGCGGTTTCCCCCAAGGGGGCGATCGGGCTGATGCAGCTGCTGCCCCAGACCGCCCGCCGCTACGGTATCGACGATCCCCGCGATCCCAAGGCCAATCTCGAGGCGGGCGCCCGTTATCTGCGGGATTTGCTGCGCCGCTTCAAGGATGTCAGACTGGCGGTGGCGGCCTACAACGCCGGGGAGGCGGCGGTGGAGAAATACGGCAATCGCATCCCGCCCTACCGGGAAACCCGCCGCTACGTGGCGCGGGTCATGCAATTTTATGGGTCCTGA